A stretch of Microbulbifer sp. SAOS-129_SWC DNA encodes these proteins:
- a CDS encoding SMP-30/gluconolactonase/LRE family protein, with product MQQHGNDLQCVWPAAATLGEGPLWVARESALYWVDIKQMQLHRYGFDDGARRSWQFDSPLSALAPRAGGGFIGTFREGFATIDLGGDEARVEPLGGPEADRSGNRFNDGKVDAQGNFWAGSMDDSEERPSGVLYRLDPGLNWQPVDDGYVITNGPAFSPDGRTLYHNDTLARTVYAFDLDGSGRARNKRVLLELPEASGYPDGLTVDADGCIWLCHWNGWGITRFSPHGEAIGRIELPVANVTSCTFAGAQLDTLFITTARKGLSDRELAGQPLAGGLFRCNPGIKGVAQPLFRG from the coding sequence ATGCAACAGCACGGCAACGATCTGCAATGCGTCTGGCCCGCGGCGGCGACCCTCGGTGAGGGCCCGCTGTGGGTCGCGCGCGAAAGCGCGCTCTACTGGGTGGATATCAAGCAGATGCAGCTGCACCGCTACGGCTTCGACGACGGCGCGCGGCGCAGCTGGCAGTTCGACAGTCCGCTCAGCGCGCTGGCGCCGCGCGCCGGCGGCGGCTTTATCGGCACCTTCCGCGAGGGCTTTGCCACCATCGACCTGGGTGGTGATGAAGCCCGTGTAGAGCCACTGGGCGGCCCCGAAGCAGATCGATCGGGAAACCGCTTCAATGACGGCAAGGTGGATGCGCAGGGCAACTTCTGGGCCGGCAGTATGGATGATTCAGAAGAGCGCCCCAGCGGCGTGCTCTACCGCCTCGATCCCGGCCTCAACTGGCAGCCGGTGGACGACGGCTACGTGATCACCAACGGTCCGGCGTTCAGTCCTGACGGCCGTACCCTGTACCACAACGACACGCTGGCGCGCACCGTCTATGCCTTCGATCTGGATGGGAGCGGCCGCGCGCGCAACAAGCGCGTGCTCCTCGAGTTGCCGGAAGCCTCCGGTTATCCCGACGGCCTGACGGTCGACGCCGACGGCTGCATCTGGCTGTGCCACTGGAATGGCTGGGGCATCACCCGCTTTTCGCCGCACGGCGAGGCCATCGGCCGTATCGAACTGCCGGTGGCCAATGTCACCAGCTGCACCTTCGCCGGCGCGCAGCTGGACACCTTGTTTATCACCACTGCGCGCAAGGGACTCAGTGACCGGGAGCTGGCCGGGCAGCCGCTCGCCGGAGGCCTGTTCCGCTGCAACCCCGGTATAAAAGGTGTCGCACAGCCGCTGTTTCGCGGCTGA